TCGCCAACCTTGAAAACGAGCTAAAATCCAAAGAAAAAGCGATAAACGGCTTGCTCACCGCAATGGAACAAGGCGTCGTCACGAAAACGACCAAAGATAGAATGCTCGCATTGGAAGCGCAAAAGGAAGAGTTGGAAAGCAAGATCGCTTTAGAAAAGTCAAGACAAACCGAGCCGTTATCTTATGAAAAGGTACGCGCTTTTTTGAACTATTTCGCACGGAAAAAGTACGAAAGCGACGAAGCGAAAAACGAATTCTTCAATTCGTTCATCAATCGTGTGATTTTGTACGACGACAGAGTGCTTATCTTCTACAACACCGATCCGAACGGTCCGACGACCATCGACACGACCGAAAACAAAACCATTTGCGATCAATTCAACCAAAACAACGCAAAAGAAAACTCGCTTGAACCTTCGGGGTTCAAACGAGTTTCACTTGGCGGAAGCGAAGGGAGTTTGTACGAACACAAAGTTTTATTATCGGCAGTCTTTTTTAAGGACTGCCTTTTTACTTGGATTATGCTTTCGGGCGAGATTTTATACTTCGTATAATCGTCGCAGAAATTGTATGTTATCGTTACGCTGTCGTTGTCTAAAATGACTTCACGGACAAAGGTTTTCACTATCAACTTGCGGACGGACATTTCCTGTATATCCCCACAAATAACGGCGTTCAGATAACTTTCGATTTTATCGGCGGTCAGGAACGTATAACTCCTTTGCCGTTCTTGCTCGATATCGAAATCAAGTCCTGCTATCTTCGCTTCAAGTTCTTTTAAGCGGATTTTCGTTTGCTCGGTGATGATACCCTGTTCGATAGCGGCGATCAGATTTTGCGACGCTTTCAAGGCGTTTTGCCTTTGTGTTTCAAGGCTCTTTATGTTCGTGTTCTTCTTGCTCTCTGCTTCGTGTAACCGTGTAAGCGTTTCGGCTATATATCTGACGACGCCTTTATCCGCAAGTAGCGACCACGTTGTATTTATGACCGTATCTTCAAGCCATTGTTTCTCAACGGCTTTCAGTTTGCAAGGGTGCTGCTTCCGGCGTTTCGCAAGGCAGGAATAATAGTAGTAGATATTGCCCGATTTGCTCGTTCCGCTTTCGCCGACCATTAGACGTTTGCAATCACCGCAGACGAGTTTTCCCGATAGAATAAAATCGAAGATTTCCTTCTTTCTGCCCGGCGCGTGTTGGTTCTCACGGTGGATATCCTGAACTTTTTGCCATAATACGTCGTCGATAATTGCCGGATAGATATTGTCGTAAACAACATTGCCGTGCTTTATCTTGCCGTTGTATTTGGTGTTCGCAAGGATTTTATATATCTTCTTGTCGGTGATATAGATACCTTTCTTCGTTCGGATGCCCCGCGCTTTCAAGTCTTGTGCCAAAGCGACCGCCGTATATCCCTGCGAATACTTCGTAAAGATTTCACGGACGATTTCTCCTTCTTCGGGGTTGATAACGTTCTTTTTGTCAACGACGTCGTATCCGTATATAATAGGTCCACCCGTGTATTGTCCTTTCCTGTAACTTTCGTTCAAGCCACGGTGTACCTTTTGGGAAAGTTCCGCCGAGTAGTATTGATTCATACCTTCGAGCAGACTTTCAAGGATAATTCCTTCGGGGCTGTCGGGTATATTCTCCATTGCGGACAATAACTTGACGCCGTTTTCTTTCAAAGTGTGTTTGTGGATAGTCGTTTCATACTTATCACGGGAAAAACGGTCTAACTTGTAAACAAGTACGATTTCCCATTGACGCTTTGCGCTGTCTCTGAGCATACGCTGAAAGTCCGGGCGCATATCGTTTGTACCCGTCATTGCTCTGTCTATGTAAGTATCCACAACGAGGATATTATTGTTTTTCGCATACTCTTTGCAAACGCGAAGTTGTCCTTCAATAGACTGTTCGGTCTGACTATCGCTGGAATAGCGGGCGTAGATAACTGCTTTCTTCATAACTCATTCAACTCCTTTAATTATTTTTTTGTCTTTCGACGGAAAACCGATCAATCCGATTCCGGCGAACACTGCAAGGAAAAGTAAAAAATATTGGGAGATGTCTTGTTTCTTGAAAGTTCTCACTATATTTTTTACCCTTGCGGTGGCTCGGTCATTGTTTTGTCCGTTGACTGTTTCAAGACCGAAATCGGATAGGCTTTCCAACGAGAAAGAAAAAAACGTCTTGTTTCTTTCTTGTCCACAAGGTTACGAGTTAAAGTCGCAAGATATTTGCGAGTTAGAGAAAAAAAGTGAAAAAATATTTTTGAAGTCGAAAGAAACTTGCGAGTTTGACTTATAGACTGTCTTCAAAAAACAGGAGGCAGTCTTATGGAAAACGATAAAAAAGAAAACAAAGAAAAAGAGCGTGAAGTTTACGCTATCGGTCGTCCGAGTTTAGAAAAACTATCAAAGGACGAGCAGAAGGCGTTTTTTCTCACGCTTTTACGTTGTGTCGTTGATTATTATAAGGATAAAGGTGATATTCCCAAATAAAAGCAATAATCTTACCTATATAAAGCATATAAGTTTGACTTTTCTCGCAAAATGACCTATAATAAAGGTGCCAAATCTTGGATTATGTGTAAGCATAATCTTTCACGTCAACTCACTTCTTTGAAGTGACACTAAATATTTATCCTTATTTATGGGAACTATATGTGTGGTAGAACTATACCTTCTATCGCGTTTACAACAGTTCCTTAAATACGGATTTATTCGTGTCACTTTGGAGTATGATGTGAACAAGGTTTGGCGACTTATGCGATAACGGTATATTCTGCATTTGCCGTTCTCGTATGAGGGCGGCATCTTATTTTTTATGGGTATCATTGCCGCAAAATAACCTTTGGGACGGTGATATGGATAAAAAGACGGCGTTTATCGGTCATAGAAAAGTGTATTATTCGGACAAGGTCAAGGAACGACTTGAAGCCGCTATTGCCGAGCAAATCAAAAACGGGTGCAAAAGTTTTATAATGGGAACGCACGGCGAGTTCGATTCGTTGGCGCTATCTTGTTGCAGGAAAGCGCGAGATACCTATCCCGATATTGAGATAGACGTAGTTTTGACAAGTTATCATACGGTCGAGAAGAAAGACGAATTTG
The Clostridia bacterium genome window above contains:
- a CDS encoding recombinase family protein; translation: MKKAVIYARYSSDSQTEQSIEGQLRVCKEYAKNNNILVVDTYIDRAMTGTNDMRPDFQRMLRDSAKRQWEIVLVYKLDRFSRDKYETTIHKHTLKENGVKLLSAMENIPDSPEGIILESLLEGMNQYYSAELSQKVHRGLNESYRKGQYTGGPIIYGYDVVDKKNVINPEEGEIVREIFTKYSQGYTAVALAQDLKARGIRTKKGIYITDKKIYKILANTKYNGKIKHGNVVYDNIYPAIIDDVLWQKVQDIHRENQHAPGRKKEIFDFILSGKLVCGDCKRLMVGESGTSKSGNIYYYYSCLAKRRKQHPCKLKAVEKQWLEDTVINTTWSLLADKGVVRYIAETLTRLHEAESKKNTNIKSLETQRQNALKASQNLIAAIEQGIITEQTKIRLKELEAKIAGLDFDIEQERQRSYTFLTADKIESYLNAVICGDIQEMSVRKLIVKTFVREVILDNDSVTITYNFCDDYTKYKISPESIIQVKRQSLKKTADNKTLCSYKLPSLPPSETRLNPEGSSEFSFALFWLN